A genomic segment from Lignipirellula cremea encodes:
- a CDS encoding DUF6868 family protein — protein sequence MNDSTRSLLNTLSQVLLRCWILGTLLLVLMLGAILLLGSTIHTLHGSMFSLTAHELDLILYCSMGLLKLAVLSLFFIPWLAIRLTLLKQA from the coding sequence ATGAATGATTCCACTCGTAGTCTGCTGAATACCCTGTCCCAGGTGCTGTTGCGCTGCTGGATTCTGGGGACGTTGCTGCTCGTTCTGATGCTCGGTGCGATCCTGCTGCTGGGCTCTACGATCCATACCCTTCACGGCTCGATGTTTTCGCTCACGGCGCACGAGCTGGATCTGATCCTGTACTGCAGTATGGGGCTGCTCAAGCTGGCGGTGCTCTCCCTGTTTTTCATCCCCTGGCTGGCGATCCGGCTGACGCTCCTCAAACAGGCGTAG